A region from the Sorex araneus isolate mSorAra2 chromosome 6, mSorAra2.pri, whole genome shotgun sequence genome encodes:
- the LOC101542017 gene encoding olfactory receptor 1440-like: MVPSMPMEGQGNHTSGFMFVFLGISDDRNLQLILFPIFLGTYLVTLISNLTLITLIRMDSHLHTPMYFFLSFLSFIDVCYSTSINPRMLADFFRDQKTISPIACATQHFVASWMGQGEGCLLAAMAYDRYVAIGNPLQYSTIMAPGLCQMMVAGALGTGLLCGLVETIPAFNLDYCGPNLIQHFFCNVPEIVVLACSNPFISQMTLFLAATLVGFGSLLIILLSYGYIAASILKLSSIKGSLKAFNTCASHLAVVTLFYGTALAVYGNPTSSHSDKQNKILSVFYVLIIPMLNPLIYSLRNKDIKAALRRGIKKSRH, translated from the coding sequence ATGGTGCCAAGCATGCCCATGGAAGGGCAGGGCAATCACACATCTGGTTTCATGTTTGTTTTCCTGGGAATCTCAGATGACAGAAACCTGCAGCTTATTCTCTTTCCAATCTTCTTAGGGACCTATCTTGTGACCCTCATTTCAAACCTGACTCTTATTACCCTCATCAGGATGGACTCCCACTTGCATACacctatgtatttttttctaagtttccTTTCATTTATAGATGTTTGTTATTCTACTTCCATCAATCCCAGGATGCTTGCAGATTTCTTCAGAGATCAAAAAACAATATCCCCTATTGCCTGTGCAACCCAGCATTTTGTGGCATCCTGGATGGGTCAGGGTGAGGGTTGCCTCCTGGccgccatggcctatgacagataCGTGGCCATTGGTAACCCCCTGCAGTACTCAACCATCATGGCACCTGGGCTCTGTCAGATGATGGTTGCTGGGGCTCTTGGAACTGGTCTCCTCTGTGGCTTAGTTGAAACTATTCCTGCCTTTAATCTAGACTACTGTGGGCCCAACTTAATTCAACATTTCTTTTGTAATGTTCCTGAGATTGTTGTCTTAGCTTGCTCCAATCCCTTCATCAGCCAAATGACTCTTTTTCTTGCAGCCACACTTGTAGGATTTGGTTCTTTGCTAATCATCCTGCTATCCTACGGTTACATTGCAGCTTCCATTCTGAAATTATCCTCCATCAAAGGTAGTCTGAAGGCCTTCAacacctgtgcctcccacctggcCGTTGTCACCCTCTTCTATGGCACAGCCCTGGCTGTGTATGGGAATCCTACTTCTAGCCACTCTGATAAGCAGAACAAGATACTGTCAGTGTTCTACGTTCTTATTATCCCCATGTTGAACCCTCTGATCTATAGTTTAAGGAACAAAGATATCAAAGCTGCATTAAGGAGGGGGATAAAAAAGTCAAGACATTAA